A region from the Aegilops tauschii subsp. strangulata cultivar AL8/78 chromosome 5, Aet v6.0, whole genome shotgun sequence genome encodes:
- the LOC109735955 gene encoding subtilisin-like protease SBT3.1 — translation MTPPTATSLTLLVLAAITMVAAADGPPATYLFFVDPTPPGVTCMQYHLGILTAALGSEEKAKAAIIYNYKNVVSGFSARVTPAELEAIKKQPHVNRALPSATLQLMSSNFDGVN, via the exons ATGACGCCTCCGACGGCCacctccctcaccctcctcgtcctcgccgccatcaccatggtcgccgcggcggacGGGCCGCCCGCCACCTACCTGTTCTTCGTCGACCCCACACCGCCCGGCGTCACCTGCATGCAGTACCACCTCGGCATCCTCACCGCCGCCCTCGGCAG CGAGGAGAAGGCGAAGGCGGCGATCATATACAACTACAAGAACGTGGTCAGCGGCTTCTCGGCGAGGGTCACGCCGGCCGAGCTCGAGGCCATCAAGA AGCAACCGCATGTGAACCGGGCGCTGCCGAGCGCGACGTTGCAACTCATGAGCAGCAACTTCGACGGCGTCAACTGA